CCCGGGACCAGCTGTCCCAGCTCCTCATGGTCTACGTTGGACTGGGCGCCGACATCCTGGACATCTTCGACACCTTTAAAGAGCCGGAAGTCAAAACAAACCGGGCGGTCGTCATCACCGGCCTGGCCCTCTTCTCGTGGGCGCTCATGCAGTTTCCTCTGGTTCTCACTCAGACACAACCCCTGAAGGGTGAGTCTCCTCAGAGGAGCCCTGGTGgtctcctctgctgcactgGAGCTCCACCCTCgtccgcctcctgctgctctagCGAAGTGTGGAGCTTGCTGCTCACAGTGGGACTCCAAGACGGCCCCTTCCTGGTTTACCGGCTCTACCTCATGGTTCAGGAGCAGGTGCTCAACCAGCTCATGATCTTCTTCACCTGCAAGAACATCGTCATCGTCCTGCTGGAGCTTTACCGAATCTTTGTGGTGCAGTGCGAGCAGCGGGCGGAGGAGTGGGGTTTGGAGAGGTGCACTGCTCTGGTGCTTTGGTGTGGAACCCAGCGGCGCGGGGAGGAGAAGCAAGAGGACGTGGGGAGGGAGGAGTGGTGTGGAGAGCAGAGCTGTCATACAGACACAGAGGGGGGCGCCGACAGGGAGGAAGATCAGAAAGGTGTCCATGTCTAGAAAGGCTCAAAATGCCGTGAGGCATGACATTGGCCCTCAGGTGGGGTGGGGTGGCAAGGATAGCGGGAGGTCTGCGGCTTTTACACACCAAGAGAAAAGTCGAACCCATCTGTCATCTCTTGTATCCAAGCCTCATCCAGGGAGACAGTGTCAGTCCTCTGGAGGGGCAGTGACTAGAAATAGACCACAGGAGAAGAGAGTACGTCCCCACTGAGAAGATC
The sequence above is drawn from the Hippoglossus hippoglossus isolate fHipHip1 chromosome 7, fHipHip1.pri, whole genome shotgun sequence genome and encodes:
- the LOC117764583 gene encoding transmembrane protein 26, producing MCRLLNILLALLSRFLFAVHGVVTVWRVVAVKGEPLYWLLLTGVALLGVEMAVTLKCTRNAEWKWFSPMVFLYLSTVIPSIWFLELSLLQSKLPVNNSSGPELHLLAHIPITAGIVELEPENWVAGLEQTMLIVLVLGRWLMPKGDMSRDQLSQLLMVYVGLGADILDIFDTFKEPEVKTNRAVVITGLALFSWALMQFPLVLTQTQPLKGESPQRSPGGLLCCTGAPPSSASCCSSEVWSLLLTVGLQDGPFLVYRLYLMVQEQVLNQLMIFFTCKNIVIVLLELYRIFVVQCEQRAEEWGLERCTALVLWCGTQRRGEEKQEDVGREEWCGEQSCHTDTEGGADREEDQKGVHV